Within Runella rosea, the genomic segment TAAATGGCGCACCGCCCTGCGACGAATCATCGGCTCCGCTACCTGCTCCATTTTAATGGCTGAAAGCAAGCGAGTTACCATGCCAAATTTTTCCAGTGAACTCTGAATCGCCATGCTATTGATGACCGTAGCGAGCATTCCCATGTGGTCGCCCTGTACCCGGTCAATGCCTGATTTTTCAACCGAGGCCCCGCGAAATATATTACCTCCTCCAATGACCACTGCCACTTGTACGCCAGCATCAACGATTGTTTTTACTTCTTTGGCAAACTGCTGGAGAATGTCAAAATCAATCACCTGCTTTTTGTCGGCACCGCTGAGTGCTTCACCGCTGAGTTTGAGAAGAATACGTTTATATTTAGGTTGAGACATGGTTGGTATATTAGTTAGTTTGTATTGTGCAATTTAAGTTCATAACGTTGGTCAATGACCTCATTAATTATTCAAATTCAATCAAGATTTGGTTTTTATCTACCGTATCTCCTTTGTTTATTTTAATACTTTTTACGACTCCCTCTCCAGGTGATTTAAGGGCATTCTCCATTTTCATGGCCACCAATACAAGGACCACATCGCCCGCTTTGACCACATCTCCGACCTGCACTTTGATGTCCCAAATCAACCCTGGCATGGGTGCTTTGAGGTTGTTGACTTTATTCTTTGCGGTACCAGTCATGCCCATTTGCTCCAACAATAAATCGAAACGGTCTTTGGCGGCTAAGGTGTAAGTGCTTTGGTTGATTTTGACCTTAAAACTTTTTTCGGCATAATCGGCTTCAATGACTTCGGCATTGTACGAGCGTCCGTTTTGCAAAATATGAAAACGCCCGTTGTCCAACGCCACCAAATCCCACTGAAAAGGCTGGCCGTTTAGGGTTGTTTGCCCTTTATTAGAATCAATGTCAAAGGTTTGTTGTTCGTTGATGGTTACTTTTAACATAGAAATATTGGTTAAAGAGAAAGGTATTTCGTGTCAACTTTTGGCAATACTGAGCCGCTCCCGACGATTGACCAGATAAATGCCCGTCAGGATAATGCCCATTCCGAGATATTGCTGAAAACTAATCCGCTCACCGTCAAAAATCCCCCAGCTGATAGCCACAATCGGAATTAAATACGTAACCGAGGCCGCAAACAAGCCAGAAGCCAATTGCACTATCCGGTTAAACAGCACCGAGGCCAAGCCCGAGCCTACCAGCCCCAATGCCAACAAAATAAGGCTCGGCTGGAAATTTTCAGCGAGGGTGATTTTGGGAAAGAAATCCGTAAAAAACAAGATAACAAATGAAATAGGGCCCGTAAAAGCAAACGTCCAGGAGGTCATGGCCAACGACGGCAAATGACTCAAATGACGTGAAATGGTGTTGATATTAATGCCATACAACACCGTGGCAAGCAAAATCAAAAACGCGTAAGGATTAGCGATATTTATAGCCCCCGCCCCTTTAGAAAAAATCAAAAAAGAAGAGCCCAACAACCCCAGCAAAATTCCTATAATCTGCACAGGACGACGCGGTTGTGCAAAAAACAACACGCCAATCACGAGCGTAAACAACGGACTCAGAGAATTGAGCATTCCCGACAGAGAACTGTTTAGTTTAGTGCCCGCTAAGGCAAACAAAAACGCTGGAATGACAAACCCCGTCAGAGAAGATATTAATAAATAAGGATAACGATCAACGGGAATTTGGCGACGGGAGCTAACCATGATAGGAACAAAAAACAGCGAAGCCAAAAACAATCGCCCCGCTGCTACTTCCGTTACGCTATATGTA encodes:
- a CDS encoding DMT family transporter — protein: MNDSSKSPLQAWILLVLVALTWGTSFFLIKKSLITYSVTEVAAGRLFLASLFFVPIMVSSRRQIPVDRYPYLLISSLTGFVIPAFLFALAGTKLNSSLSGMLNSLSPLFTLVIGVLFFAQPRRPVQIIGILLGLLGSSFLIFSKGAGAINIANPYAFLILLATVLYGININTISRHLSHLPSLAMTSWTFAFTGPISFVILFFTDFFPKITLAENFQPSLILLALGLVGSGLASVLFNRIVQLASGLFAASVTYLIPIVAISWGIFDGERISFQQYLGMGIILTGIYLVNRRERLSIAKS
- a CDS encoding biotin/lipoyl-containing protein, which encodes MLKVTINEQQTFDIDSNKGQTTLNGQPFQWDLVALDNGRFHILQNGRSYNAEVIEADYAEKSFKVKINQSTYTLAAKDRFDLLLEQMGMTGTAKNKVNNLKAPMPGLIWDIKVQVGDVVKAGDVVLVLVAMKMENALKSPGEGVVKSIKINKGDTVDKNQILIEFE
- the pyrH gene encoding UMP kinase encodes the protein MSQPKYKRILLKLSGEALSGADKKQVIDFDILQQFAKEVKTIVDAGVQVAVVIGGGNIFRGASVEKSGIDRVQGDHMGMLATVINSMAIQSSLEKFGMVTRLLSAIKMEQVAEPMIRRRAVRHLEKGRIVIFGAGTGNPYFTTDSAGALRAIEINADAVLKGTRVDGIYTADPEKDPNATRYEKISYDEALSKNLKIMDLTAFALCKENNLPIIVFDMNKPGNLLRLINGESVGTLVTNE